A segment of the Sphingopyxis sp. OAS728 genome:
CGACGGAGAGGGCCAGGAAACCGGCCGGTATGAGATACCGGCGGGGGGGCGGCGCTTCCGCGCGCTGGAGTTGCTGGTGAAGCGCAAGCGTCTCGCCAGTAACGCTTCCGTCCCCTGCGTCGTGCGGGCGGCGAACGACGAGATCCTCGCCGAAGACGACAGTCTCGCGGAAAATGCGATGCGCGAGGCACTGCACCCGCTCGACCAGTTTCGCGCGATGCAGGCGATGGTCGACAAGGGCGAGGATGTCGAGGCCATCGCCGCGAACTTCAATGTCACGCCGGCCGTCGTCCGCCAGCGCCTGAAGCTCGCGTCGGTCTCGCCGCGGCTTCACGAAGCCTATGCCGACGACCGGATTTCCCTCGAGCAGTTGATGGCGTTCACGATTTCGGACGATTTCGAGCGGCAAATCCAGGTTTTCGAGATGCTGCCGAGCCCGAATGCGGCGCCGTCCTTCATTCGCCAGAAGCTCACCGAAAATGTCATCCGCGCCGCCGACAAACGCGCGCTGTTCGTGACCGCCGAAGCCTATGTCGAGGCCGGGGGCGGCATCGTGCGCGACCTGTTCGAGGCCGACGGCGGCGGATGGCTGACCGATCCCGCGCTGCTCGACCGGCTCGTCGACGAGAAATTGAAGGTCGAGGGTGAGCGCCTGCTCGCCGAAGGCTGGAAATGGACGGCGGCCTCGGTCGATCTTCCCTGGGATGCGCTGCGCGATCTTCGCGAGATTGATCGGAACGAAGTGCCGAGGACCGCCGAGGAGGAAGCGCGGGTGGCGGCGCTCGAGGCCGAAAGCGAAGCGCTCGACCGCGAATGGGCCGAGGCGGACGATGTGCCCGAGGCGGTGCACGCGCAGGTCGACGCGATCAATGCCGAATATGATGCGATCGTGAAGCGGCCGCTCAGCTTCGCGCCGGACGACATCGCAATCGCGGGCGCGTTCGTGTCTATCGAGCGCGATGGATCGATCCGCATCGATCGCGGCTATGTCCGCTCCAAAGACGAGCCCGCCGCGACCGAACCGGGCGACGACGATGCGGAGCATCAAGACCGGGAAGAGCTTGATCGCGAGGACGAAGGTGCGAACGCCGGGCGCGCTGCCGCAAATGACGAGGCGGCGGCGGGAGATACGGGCGGGGAAGAAACGGCCGAAGGGCTGAAGCCGCTTCCCGACCGGCTGGTATCCGATCTCACCGCCTGGCGGACGCTCGCTCTGCAGGACGCCTTCGCGCAGCAACCGAAAACCGCCTATCTGGCATTGCTCCATGCCCTCGTGCTCGGCTGTTTCTACGGACACAGCAGGGAGAGCTGCGTGCAGATTTCCGCGAACCGCGTCTATTTCAGCGACGCGCCGCCCAACCTTCGCGACTGTGCTCCCGCGGAGGCGATCGATGCGCGCGGTGCCGAATGGAAGGAGCGGCTGCCGAAATCCGACAAGGCGCTTTGGGACCATCTCCTCGCCATGGAAGCCGCGGACCGGGCGATGCTGCTTGCGCATTGTGCCTCGCTTGCCGTCAATGCACAGGCCGAGATCGTCGGCCGCTACGACAATGGTCGGATATCTGCGCACGGGGTCGAGCGGCGGATCGCGCACAGCAACATTCTCGCGCGTGCGGTCGGCCTCGATGTTCATGCCGCGGGTTGGCGGCCGACCGTCGACGCCTATTTCGGCAGTGTGACCAAGCCGCGCATCCTCGCTGACGTCGCCGAGGCGCGGGGTGAGAATTTCGCGGGCATAATCGATCATCTCAAAAAAGCGGACATGGCCCGCGAGGCGGAGCGGTTGCTCGAGGATACCGCATGGCTCCCGGTCCCGCTGCGCACGCCAGGGATCGACGATCTCGTCGGGCCGGACGCTCTCGCTGCCGGAGTCGCTCCCGGGATCGCTTCGGAAAATGAAGGTAAGGCGGGGGGAGTGGCCTGCGAGCTGCCGGCCTTTCTCGCGGACAATCCTGACGATCCCCTCCTCGCGGACGATGCTGACGATGCTGACCTCCCGGCGGGTGCCGATGATTCCGGCGTCGCGCACGGTGCCGACGATCTCGGCGACGATGGCGACACGGACCCTCCTGTCGCGGCCGTGTGATCCAGCCCCCCCCCCCCCCCACAAATTTTCAATTCTACCGGCCCGGCAGCGATGCCGGGCCGGACCGTTTTCGGAGACCTGATATAATTTCTACGGAGGCGAACATGCCGGCGATCATTGAAACGACCGTCTATCAGCTGGACGAGCTAGCAGACGAAGCGAAGGAAAGGGCGCGGAGCTGGTACCGCCAACACGGCTTCGACCATGACTGGTACGACAATATGTTCGAGGATTTCGGGCGCATCTGCCTGCTCCTCGGCGTCGATCTTCGCACCCGGTCCGTTCGCTTGATGAGCGGGCGCGCGCGAAGCCAGCCCTGCATCTTCTTCTCGGGTTTCTCGAGCCAGGGCGACGGAGCCTGCTTCGAGGGCACTTATCGATACGCGCGCGGCATGCGCCGGGCGATCCGGGGCTATGCGCCCGAGAACATAGAACTCCACCGCATCGCCGACGCGCTCGAGGCGATCCAGTGGCGCAACTTCTACCAGCTTTCCGCCACTGCGCGGCACAGGGGACGCTATGTCCATGAATATTGCATGGAAATCTCGGTCGAGCGCGACAGTCCAGCGTATCAGGAGCCGACGGCGGATGCCGAGGAGGAGGTGGCGGGGGCGCTTCGCAACCTCGCGCGCTGGCTCTACCGGCAGCTCGAGCGGGAATATGACCATCAGACGTCGGACGAGGCGGTGGACGAGGCCATCACCGCGAACGAATACAGCTTCACCAAGGCGGGGCGGCGGTTCGGCTGAGAGCAAGAGCGGGGCGCCCGGGGGGTGGCCCCCGGATCCGAGAGAGAGCGGGCGGGGACCGATCCCTCCTGCTCTCGAAGGAACCCGACATGCCAAACCTCCAGCCCGCGCCGGCCCTCGCCGGTGTGTCCGATGCTGCCATTCCCTCGCCGGCCCAGGCCATTCACCGGGCCGCTTCGCGGCTGCTGCCCGCCCTCGAAGCAGGCGAGGCGGTCGATGCCGCGCGCCTTCGCTGGGCCATGACCGAGGCCTTTGGCGGCAGCGATGCCGAGGGTCGGTGGGACTGGAAATCCGCCTATGACGCCTGCGAGGCGGCGCAGGTCGAGATGCTGCTCCGCTATGGCAGGGCACTGATTGCCCGTCAGCGTTCGGCGCAAAATCGCCTCGCAATTTACGAGCGGATCGCCGCCCGGTTTCCCTCCCACACGCGCCGCTCGGAAACGAGCCAAGCCTTCCAGCAATTCTCGACGCCATTGCCGCTTGCCATGGTCGCGTCGGTCGCCGCCGCGATCGTCCCGGGCGATATCGTGCTCGAGCCATCGGCCGGCACGGGCATGCTGGCCGTCCATGCGCAGCTCGCCGGCGCTCGCCTTGTGCTCAACGAACTCGAACGCGAGCGGGCGCAATTGCTCGGCCTCCTCTTCCCCGATGTCGTGGTCCATCGCCACGATGCGGCATCGATCGACGATCGTCTGCCCGTCGGCATCGCTCCCAGCGTCGTGCTTCTGAACCCGCCCTTTTCCGCCGCCCCGAACGTCGACCGGCAGATGAAGGGAATGGCGATCCGGCACATCGCGTCCGCGCTTGCCCGGCTTCAGCCGGGTGGACGCCTCGTGGCGATCACGGGTGCCGGATGCTCGCCCGAGGCACCGGCATGGCGCGATGCCTACGCGCGCCTGCAGGACAGCGGGCGGATTGTCTTCTCGGCGAGCATCGCGGGCAAGGTCTTCGCGCGGCACGGCACGTCGGTGGATACGCGGCTGACCGTGATCGACAAGCTCCCGGCTTCGAACCCTGCGGTCTTCGAGGGCCTGCGCGGCTGCGCCCCCGACGCCGCGACATTGCTTCAGTGGGTGGAAGACATTGTGCCGCCGCGCCCGGTGCCGCCGACTTGTCCGGCGACCGAGGGCGAGCCGCTATTGCGCGCTACCAAGCGTGTCGTCGCAGCGGCAGGTCAGCGTGCTTCAGCACGTCGCGGCGACGAGGTCACCGAGCTCTCCTATGGCGTGATCGACTGGGTTCCGCCCGAGGGACAGCTCGAGGAGGCGATCTACGAGCCCTATGCACTGCAGTCGATCGTCGTCGAGGGTGCGCATCCGCATCCGACGGCGCTCGTCCAGTCGGCGGCCATGGCGTCGGTTGCCCCGCCAAAGCCGGGCTATCGCCCGCATCTCCCGCTTTCGGTGGTGACGGGCGGCATCCTGTCCGATGCCCAGCTTGAATCGGTCATCTACGCCGGCGAAGCCCATAGCGGCTATTTGAGCGGCGCCTGGTCGGTCGACGAGACGTGCGACGTCGTGAGCGCGGCGAGCGACACCGCCGATGGCGCGGTGCAATTTCGCCGGGGCTGGTTCCTCGGCGACGGCACCGGCGCGGGTAAGGGGCGCCAGGTTGCCGGGATCATCCTCGACAATTGGCTGAAGGGGCGAAAGCGAGCGGTCTGGATTTCGAAGTCGGACAAGCTGCTCGAAGACGCCCAGCGCGACTGGTCGGCGCTCGGGCAGGAGCGACTGCTCGTCTCGCCGCTCTCGCGCTATCGCCAAGGGACGCCGATCAAGCTCGCCGAGGGCATTCTCTTCACCACCTATGCGACGCTGCGCTCACAGAGCCGCGATGGCAAGGGGAGCCGGATCGACCAGATCATCGAATGGCTGGGCAATGATTTCGACGGCCCGATCATCTTCGACGAGGCCCATGCGATGGCAAATGCCGCAGGTGGCAAGGGCGAGCGCGGTGACCAGAAGCCCTCGCAGCAGGGGAAAGCCGGGCTTCGGCTTCAGTATGCGCTTCCCGACGCGCGCATCGTCTATGTATCGGCGACGGGGGCGACCACCGTGCAGAACCTTGCCTATGCGCAGCGCCTCGGCCTTTGGGGCGGCACCGACTTTCCGTTCGCCGGTCGCAGCGATTTCGTCGCCGCGATCGAGGAAGGGGGCGTGGCGGCGATGGAGGTGCTCGCACGCGATCTCAAGGCGCTCGGCCTCTACGCCGCGCGGTCGCTATCGTTCGACGGGGTGGAATATGAGCTGCTCGAACACCGGCTAACCGACGAGCCGCGCCGGATCTACGACAGCTATGCCGCCGCCTTCCAGGTCATCCACAATAATCTCGATGCCGCCATGGAAGCCGCCGGTGTCACGAGCGCGGAGCATGGCACGCTGAACGGGCAGGCCAAATCCGCAGCGCGCTCGGCGTTCGAGAGTACCAAGCAGCGCTTCTTCAATCATCTGATCACCGCGATGCAGACCCCGAGCACGATCGCCAGCATCGAGACGGATATCGAGGCCGGCCATGCAGCGGTCGTGCAGATCGTCTCGACCGGCGAGGCGCTCCAGGAGCGGCGGCTTGCCGAGATTCCCGCCGAGGAGTGGGGGGATGTGTCCGTCGACATCACACCGCGCGAATATGTTCTCGACTATCTGGCGCACGGCTTCCCGGTCCAGCTTTTCGAACCGTGCACCGACAGCGAGGGCAACCTCTCGTCGCGTCCCGCTTACGGCGAGGATGGCAATCCGATCGTTAGCCGCGAGGCGTGCCGCCGCCGCGACGCGATGATCGAGAAGCTCGCGAGCCTGCCGCCGGTGCCGGGCGCGCTCGACCAGATCGTCCAGCATTTCGGGACCGACGAGGTGGCCGAGGTCACGGGCCGGTCGCGGCGGATCGTTCCGAAGCGGGATGAGAGCGGCGATGTGCGATTTGCTGTCGAGAATCGCCCGGGCAGCGCAAGTATCGGCGAGACCCACGCGTTCATGGACGATGCGAAGCGGATCCTCATCTTTTCGGAAGCGGGCGGCACCGGGCGCTCCTATCACGCCGATATCGGCGCGAAGAACCAGCGGCGGCGCATTCACTATCTGCTCGAGGCCGGCTGGAAGGCGGATGCTGCAATCCAGGGTTTCGGGCGCACGAACCGCACGAACCAGAAACAGCCGCCGATGTTCCGCCCCGTGTCGACCGACGTGAAGGCGCAGAAGCGCTTCATCTCGACGATCGCGCGCCGGCTGGACTCGATGGGCGCGATCACGCGGGGGCAGCGTCAGACGGGCGGGCAGAATATGTTCCGTCCCGAGGACAATCTGGAATCCCTCTATGCCCGCGACGCGCTTCGACAACTTTATTTCCTGATCTCGGTCGGCAAGGTCGCGGGCTGCTCGCTTCTCACCTTCGAGAGCGCGACGGGGTTGTCGCTTCTCGATATCGACGGCGGTCTGCGCGATGAATTGCCCCCGATCACCACCTTCCTCAATCGCATGCTCGCGCTCGCTATCGATCTCCAGAATATCCTGTTCGAAGCGTTTGAAGGTTTGCTCTCAGCGCGGATCGAGGCGGCGATGACCGCCGGGACCTTCGAGGTCGGCCTCGAGACATTGCGGGCCGAGAGTTTCCTCATATCCGAGCGGCGGACGATCTACACGCATCCGGGAACAGGCGCTGTCACGCAGCTGCTGACGATCGATCGGAAGGACCGGCTCGCGCCGCTCTCGCTGGCCAACGCTCTCGCGCTGGAAGACGCCGAGGGCGCCGCCTTGCTGGTCAATGCCCGTTCGGGCCGGGCCGCCGTGCGCCTCCGCGCGCGAAGCATCGTCGACGACGATGGTGCCGTGCACCGCCGCTACCGGCTGATCAGGCCGATGGAGACGGTCAAGATCCTCGCCGACCAGCTTCCTTCAAGCCATTGGAACGACATGGGAGCCGAGGCCTTTGCAGCTGCATGGAACGCCGAGCTCGCCGAGCTGCCCGAATTTGAAACGGGAACGCTTCACATGGTCGCCGGCTTGCTGCTGCCGATCTGGCGGAGCCTCCCGAACGAGTCGACGCGCGTTTACCGGCTGCAGACCGATGCCGGCGAGCGGGTGATCGGGCGGAAAGTGTCGCCCGCTTGGGTGGCGAAGTTCGTCGACGACGGGCCGCCGAAGCTCTCTGGGGCGCAGGCATGGGCGATGCTGCTGTCGGGCGAGGCGAGGTTCGAGCTTGCCGAAGGGCAGATGATCGCGCGCGTCCGCGCGATGAACGACTGGCGGGTCGAACTCACCGGCTTCAACGATCTCGGGGTCGAGCGGCTGAAGGCATTTGGCTTGATCTCCGAGATCGTTTCATGGAAATTGAGGCTCTACGTGCCGGCAGGGGCTGCTGGCGCCGACGTGTTCGCACGGCTCCTTGAACGCTTTCCGATTCAACGGGTCCACGAACGCAAGGCCGCCTGAAGGAGCCCCGCATGGAAAGTCCCGCCCGCGAGATCGCGCGCCGTCTCGGTGAGAATGCCGAGGCGGTGTGCCGCCGCTATCTGTCGAATGGTCGCCGCGAAGGGCAATATTGGGTCGTCGGCGATCTCGCCAACAGCAAGGGCCGAAGCCTCTATGTTCGCCTTACGGCCAGTAGCGACGGTGCGCGCCCCGGCAAATGGACCGATGCTGCGACCGGCGACCATGGCGATCTCCTCGACATCATCGCTGCGAGCGGCGCTCACGCCCATTTTCGCGATACGCTCGCCGAGGCGCGGCACATTCTCAGCCTGCCGCCGCCCGACGAGCAGATGCCCAATCCCCGGAGCCGCAAGCCGGCGGGCGGCTCGGCGGGGGCGGCGAGGAGGCTCTTTGCAGCGTCGCGCCCAGTCGAACGAACGCTGGCCGAGCTCTATCTCGAGGGGCGCTTGCTGCACGGCCCATTCGGCCCGTCGCTGCGCTTTCACCCCCATTGCTTCTATCGACCGAGCGAGGACGATGCGCCAGGGCTGCCGCCTGCGTGGCCCGCGCTGATCGCCGCCGTCACCGATGAGGGCGGCGCGATCCATGGCGTGCACCGCACGTGGATCGACCCCGCGACGCGGACGAAAGCGCCCGTGGCGCACTCGCGCCGCGCGATGGGTAATCTGCTCGGGCACGGCGTGCGCTTCGCCTCCAGCGGGGCGGTGATGGCGGCGGGCGAAGGCATCGAGACGATGCTATCCCTGCGCGAGGCGGCACCGACGTTGCCGCTGATCGCGGGGCTCTCTTCGGCGCATCTTGCCGCCATCCGCTTTCCGGAAGCGCTGAGGCGCCTTTATGTCGCCTGCGATCGCGACCCCGCGGGCGAGGCGGCCTTCGCGACGCTTTCGGAGCGGTCACAGACGGCCGGGATCGAGCTCTGCCCGATCGTGCCGCGCCTCGACGACCTGAACTCCGAGCTTTGCCGATTTGGCCTGGACGCGCTCAGGCATTGTTTGACGTCACAGCTCCTGCCGGTCGATGCGGACAGGTTTCTCGCGCGTCATTGAACTGGCCGGGAAGAGCGGAAGGCGGGGCGATGGGTGCGGGATAGCGCGCGGGCCTGCCGTCGCCGGTCGGCTCGCGCCTCCGCCCTTCGCTCGGGGGCGCCTGCGGCAAGCGCACCGGGCACGCAATGGCGCGCGTGCAGCCATTTTCCGCCGGGACGCTGCGCGCCCCTTTGCATCGCGAAGCAAAATGGCCTTCGCTTGCCATCCTCCGCTGCCGCTCCGGCCGCGCGCCAGGCGCGCGGTGCAGACCCCGGTGCGCTCGCCGCAAGAGGTCGCCCGCGAAGGCCGCGAGAGGCGCGGCCGGCGCCAAGCGAAAGGCAGTTTCCATGTCCCTCGATCCCGATCCCGTTCCGCCCCATCATGCCCCCGAACCCGGTTCGACCGCCTATCTCCTCCAGGAACTGCAGCTCTTTGGGTATCGACCCTTCGACAACGAACCCGATGCACGGCCGCTACCCGATGCGCAGCTCGCCGGCGGCGCGATCGCCGACATCTTCGATGCCATGGCGACATGCCTGGCCGACACGAGAATCGAGCCCGACCTTGAGGATCTTCTCTGGAACATCGTGAACATCTTCCACCGTGCCGGCGAGCGGGTCGAGCGCAGCCTCGACGACAATGAGCAACTTCAGCGCAAACTCCAGCGCGAGCAGGACGGCAGCGAAATCCGCTCGGTCGAGCTCGAACGCGCGACCGCCGAGGGCATCACGCTCATCGAGCGCCGCGACGCGATGGAATTTTTCCGCGAAGCTGCCGCCGACCAGTTCCGCCTTCACCTGAGGAAAGCCTGGATGCCTAGGACCGGATCGCGGACAAACCACAAGGCGCTCACCGCATCGGTGATCGACAGCCGGGACTTCCTCGATCGCCGGCTGCGCGAAAAGGCGGCGGCGTTGCTGCCTGCCGGCACGCGGATCGCCCTCTCCGGAGGCAATGCTTTCGGCGATCACCGGGCCGTGTGGGACGCGCTCGACAAGGCACGCGGGCGCTACCCCGACATGGTTCTCCTGCACGGCGGCGGCGCCGCGGGCGCCGAGCGCGCTGCGGCCTGCTGGGCAGAGAACCGGGAGGTGCCACAGGTCGCCTTCCGCCCGGACTGGGCGAAACACAGAAATGCGGCCCCGTTCAAGCGCAATGACGCCATGCTCGAAGCGATGCCCGCGGGCGTTATTGTTTTCGCGGGTACCGGCATCCAGGACAGTCTTGCCGACAAGGCCAGAAAGCTCGGCATCCCGGTTTGGGATCAACGCGGCAAACCGGGCTGAGAGCCGCGCCGCATGCGCGTTCGCAGAAACTATCCTCAATCTGGATGTTTATGCCGAATATATTTGCAATATATCCAGAGCTTACACAGCTTCACTGCCATCAAATCACCTTGACCAGCGGTGATGTCCATGGCTTCGCCGGTGCCTAATTGAGTGGGCGTCGCCGACGGGCTTTTGGCAAAGGAACAGTGCCGGTTGTTTCGGCTTGGCGACGATCGCCGGCATTGTCATGGGTCGCAATGTTCATTCTCGATGCCGCGAGCGAGCTCGCAATCGACGTCATGACGGTCAGCACCGAGGCGGCGCTGCTTGATCTTCTCGGTGCCGCCGCCGCACGGCTTGGCTGCGACTATTTCGCGCTTAGCCATCACATTGATTTCCTGGTAGCGCCGCGGCAGGGGATCCGGCTCCACAATTACCCTGAAAGCTGGGCGCGGCGCTTCGACGAACAGCGTCTCGGTCCCGTAGATCCCATTCATCGTGCGAGTCAGCGAACCAGCGCGGCTTTTCTCTGGCAGGAGGCGCCGCGCTGGACGCCCGTCCGGCCCGGCGACGACTTGGTGCTTTCCGAGGCGCGCCGGCACGGGCTTCACGACGGGCTCACCATTCCTTCCCATCTCCCGGGTCAAGCACATGGATCGGTATCCTTCGCATGGCGCCGTGGGAGGCCGACGGTCTGCGATCTTCCCTTCGCCGGCATGTTCGGCCCCTTCGCGTTCGAGGCAGCGCGCCGGATCGCAGGACCCGTGCCCGAGGCGAACCGGCCGCGGCTCACCGATCGCCAGCGTGATATTGTCATTTGGGCGGCGAGAGGAAAATCAGACTGGGCGATAGGGCAAATTCTCGCACTTAGCCCGGGGACGGTTGTCGAGCATCTGCGCAACGCGCGCGGGCGCTACGACGCGCCGAGCCGAACGGTTCTGGCTATCCGGGCGCTCTGGGACGGAACGATCAGCTTCGCCGATATCACGGGCCGTTAGGCCGTCGCCCCGCCGCGGGAGCGGCTCTGTTCGCGCCGGCCTCGCTCCGCTCCCGTGCGCTGCCTGCACTCTTCCAGCGAGCGGGCCAGCGCACGGTGCCGCAATATCGGCACCCCCATTTCTTGATATGGCAGCTCCGCAAAATGCGGTTCAATTGGTTCGTCTCTGCCAACCCCCTAGGAGAGACACCATGTTTTTGATCGTCGACGAGGCCAACCGTGCCCGCGAGCACGCTGTACTGCGATCGATGTTCGAGGCGCGCAAGCGCGTCTTCATCGACCTTCTGAAATGGGACTTGCCGGCGCTCGCCGGCCGGTTCGAACTCGATCATTTCGACGACGGGGATGCGACCTATCTCATCGTCGCCGACCCCGAGGGCAATCATCTCGCCTCGGCGCGGCTGCTGCTGACGACGCAGCCGGCGCTTCTCGATACGCTCTTTCCGGAACTGGTCGCGGGGCCGGTGCCCCAAGGCGCGGACATATTGGAAATTACCCGATTATGCCTGTCACCGGGGATCGGTGCGCGGCAGCGGCGGATTGCGCGCGATGCGTTGCTCGTCGGCCTTGTGGACTATGCACTCGACAATGGCATCGCCGCCTACACGGGCGTCGCCGAACTTTCCTGGTTCCGGCAGGTGGAGAGCTTCGGCTGGGATTGCAAGGCGCTTGGCGAGCCGGTTCTGCACCGCGGACAGGCGCTCGTCGCATTGCGCATCTATATTGACGGCCACACCCTCCGCAAGCTCGCAGGTGCGGGCATCGTCAGCAGCGCCGCCGCGGCATCCGCCACGCGCGCGGCATGAGGAGGGGGCTATGATGATCAATCCGCAGTTCCCCGATCCCGCCGCACGGCGCAATTCCGCCGGGCTCGATCTCATGGGCCGCGGCTACACCATCCTGCGGGGCGCTGCCCCGCAGGGGGTGATCGCGGCCATCGCCGCGGATCTCGCACCGCGGTACGCGGCGACGCCTTTCTGCGAGGGCGGCTTTTACGGCGAGCGCACCAAGCGTTTCGGACGGCTACTGATCCGTTCGCCGAAGATGGCAGATCTCGTGATGAACCCGGCGGTTCTCGAGCTCGCCGAAGTGGCGCTCGGAAACTGGTGCGAGCGTATCCAGCTCAACCTCGCCCAGGCGATCGAGCTTCATCCCGGCGCCTTGCCGCAATTTCCTCACCGGGACCAAGATATGTGGCAAGGAGCGCTCGGCGATGTCGAATATCTCCTCAACGTCATGTGGCCGCTGACGCCCTTTACGGAGGAGAATGGCGCAACGATGATCTGGCCGCGCAGCCATGGCATCGAGGCGCTCGTCGAGGAACCGAAGGAGGCGCCGATCGTCGCCGAGGCCGAGCCCGGCGATGCAATCGTCTTCCTGGGCTCGACACTGCACGGGGCAGGGGCCAATCGGAGCGATGGCGTTCGACGCGCCGTTATCGTGAGCTACTGTCTCGGCTGGCTCAAGCCCTATGAGAACCAGTGGCTGGCCTACCCGCCCGAGGTAGCGCGGGACTTTTCCCCTGAGCTCGCCGCGCTCGCCGGCTATACGCAGCACCGCCCCAACCTCGGCAATTTCGAGGGGCAATGCCCCTCGGTCTTGTTCGGAGGTTACCCTGCGGAACCGCTCGCGGCAGTTGACGCGCTGAGGCCCGACCAGGATGCCCTTCTCGCGGATTTCGTCGCGGCGCAGCGGACCGGCCGTGGTGAGAGTTTCGGGCGATGAGCCCCGGTGCGACCATGGAGCGCGTCTATCTCGACCTCAAGGCGCGGATCATCGCGGGCGTCTTCCCGCCGGGCACGCGCCTCGATCCGACGCAGTTGGCGAAGGCACTCGATGCGAGTGCGACCCCGGTACGCGATGCGCTCCACCGCCTGTCGGGCGAGCGCATTGTCGAAAGCTGGCACCAGGAAGGGTTCCGCCAGCCCTCGCTCGCCGAGGCTGATCTTTGCGATCTTTACGGCTGGGCCGGGGTGCTGCTCTCGCTCGCGCTGAAGGGGCGTACCCCGCATCCCTCGGCCGGCGGCCTGTTCGAGCTTGCGGGGCACGTGGGCTACGCCGAGGCCGCCGAGTCGCTCTTTCGCACCATCGCGATCGGCGCCGGAAATCGCGAGCTGCGCTACGCGCTCATCGCCAATATCGAGCGAAGCCAGATTTTCCGTGCCCCCGAGGCGCGTATCGATCGCGCCTCGCGCGAACTGCTCGCAGCGATGGAAGAGGATTATCGCTTCGGTCGCTGGACCGCATTGCGCAGCAAAATCACGAGCTTCCATCGGCGCCGCGTCGGGCAGGCGGGGCGCATCGTCGCCGAACTCAAGCCGCGGACCGAGCCGCTCAGATAATATTCGGCATATTCGAAAACTATAAAATTCCTATCTGGAATCAGCGGCGTAGCTTTGGACATGCCGCAATTCTGCGGCAGCGTGACAAAGGAGAGCGATCATGGATCGTGATACCAATGACATCGTCGAGCTCGGCAGCGTCAGCGTCGATACGGCGGGCGAAGACCGGGTCGGAATCGAGGCGGGCGGCAAATATCAGCCGCTCGGCCTGACCCAGGACTGATCCGGGCGCCGGGGGTCGGGTTATGCCGGCTCCCGGCCTCGTTCTCCAAGTTTCAAGCAAAGGATGCGACTATGGAACGCGAACTGGAAGCGAACGATCTCCTCGAACTCGGCACGGTCAGCGGCGACACCGCTGGCGATTTCGGACTGCCGCTGGAATCCGGCGGCCGCATGACCCGCCCCGGTCTCGCCCAGGAC
Coding sequences within it:
- a CDS encoding DUF2493 domain-containing protein, whose protein sequence is MSLDPDPVPPHHAPEPGSTAYLLQELQLFGYRPFDNEPDARPLPDAQLAGGAIADIFDAMATCLADTRIEPDLEDLLWNIVNIFHRAGERVERSLDDNEQLQRKLQREQDGSEIRSVELERATAEGITLIERRDAMEFFREAAADQFRLHLRKAWMPRTGSRTNHKALTASVIDSRDFLDRRLREKAAALLPAGTRIALSGGNAFGDHRAVWDALDKARGRYPDMVLLHGGGAAGAERAAACWAENREVPQVAFRPDWAKHRNAAPFKRNDAMLEAMPAGVIVFAGTGIQDSLADKARKLGIPVWDQRGKPG
- a CDS encoding toprim domain-containing protein produces the protein MESPAREIARRLGENAEAVCRRYLSNGRREGQYWVVGDLANSKGRSLYVRLTASSDGARPGKWTDAATGDHGDLLDIIAASGAHAHFRDTLAEARHILSLPPPDEQMPNPRSRKPAGGSAGAARRLFAASRPVERTLAELYLEGRLLHGPFGPSLRFHPHCFYRPSEDDAPGLPPAWPALIAAVTDEGGAIHGVHRTWIDPATRTKAPVAHSRRAMGNLLGHGVRFASSGAVMAAGEGIETMLSLREAAPTLPLIAGLSSAHLAAIRFPEALRRLYVACDRDPAGEAAFATLSERSQTAGIELCPIVPRLDDLNSELCRFGLDALRHCLTSQLLPVDADRFLARH
- a CDS encoding acyl-homoserine-lactone synthase — translated: MFLIVDEANRAREHAVLRSMFEARKRVFIDLLKWDLPALAGRFELDHFDDGDATYLIVADPEGNHLASARLLLTTQPALLDTLFPELVAGPVPQGADILEITRLCLSPGIGARQRRIARDALLVGLVDYALDNGIAAYTGVAELSWFRQVESFGWDCKALGEPVLHRGQALVALRIYIDGHTLRKLAGAGIVSSAAAASATRAA
- a CDS encoding GntR family transcriptional regulator; this encodes MSPGATMERVYLDLKARIIAGVFPPGTRLDPTQLAKALDASATPVRDALHRLSGERIVESWHQEGFRQPSLAEADLCDLYGWAGVLLSLALKGRTPHPSAGGLFELAGHVGYAEAAESLFRTIAIGAGNRELRYALIANIERSQIFRAPEARIDRASRELLAAMEEDYRFGRWTALRSKITSFHRRRVGQAGRIVAELKPRTEPLR
- a CDS encoding phytanoyl-CoA dioxygenase family protein — its product is MINPQFPDPAARRNSAGLDLMGRGYTILRGAAPQGVIAAIAADLAPRYAATPFCEGGFYGERTKRFGRLLIRSPKMADLVMNPAVLELAEVALGNWCERIQLNLAQAIELHPGALPQFPHRDQDMWQGALGDVEYLLNVMWPLTPFTEENGATMIWPRSHGIEALVEEPKEAPIVAEAEPGDAIVFLGSTLHGAGANRSDGVRRAVIVSYCLGWLKPYENQWLAYPPEVARDFSPELAALAGYTQHRPNLGNFEGQCPSVLFGGYPAEPLAAVDALRPDQDALLADFVAAQRTGRGESFGR
- a CDS encoding LuxR family transcriptional regulator, with protein sequence MFILDAASELAIDVMTVSTEAALLDLLGAAAARLGCDYFALSHHIDFLVAPRQGIRLHNYPESWARRFDEQRLGPVDPIHRASQRTSAAFLWQEAPRWTPVRPGDDLVLSEARRHGLHDGLTIPSHLPGQAHGSVSFAWRRGRPTVCDLPFAGMFGPFAFEAARRIAGPVPEANRPRLTDRQRDIVIWAARGKSDWAIGQILALSPGTVVEHLRNARGRYDAPSRTVLAIRALWDGTISFADITGR